The following proteins are encoded in a genomic region of Ananas comosus cultivar F153 linkage group 25, ASM154086v1, whole genome shotgun sequence:
- the LOC109703497 gene encoding probable aquaporin PIP1-2 yields the protein MEGKEEDVRVGANKFPERQPIGTAAQSQEEGKDYKEPPPAPLFEPGELASWSFYRAGIAEFMATFLFLYITILTVMGVNNSPSKCSTVGIQGIAWAFGGMIFALVYCTAGISGGHINPAVTFGLLLARKLSLTRALFYMVMQCLGAICGAGVVKGFRKGLYEGSGGGANVVAPGYTKGDGLGAEIVGTFILVYTVFSATDAKRNARDSHVPILAPLPIGFAVFLVHLATIPITGTGINPARSLGAAIIYNRPHAWHDHWIFWVGPFIGAALAAIYHVVVIRAIPFKSRA from the exons ATGGAAGGTAAAGAAGAGGACGTGCGGGTGGGGGCGAACAAGTTTCCGGAGCGGCAGCCGATCGGGACGGCGGCGCAGAGCCAGGAGGAGGGGAAGGACTACAAGgagccgccgccggcgccgctgTTCGAGCCCGGGGAGCTGGCGTCCTGGTCCTTCTACCGCGCCGGCATCGCCGAGTTCATGGCcaccttcctcttcctctacaTCACCATCCTCACCGTCATGGGCGTCAACAACTCCCCCTCCAAGTGCTCCACCGTCGGCATCCAGGGCATCGCCTGGGCCTTCGGCGGCATGATCTTCGCCCTCGTCTACTGCACCGCCGGCATCTCCG GTGGGCACATCAACCCAGCGGTGACGTTTGGGCTGCTGCTGGCGAGGAAGCTGTCGTTGACGAGGGCTCTGTTCTACATGGTGATGCAGTGCCTTGGGGCGATATGCGGGGCTGGGGTTGTGAAGGGGTTCCGGAAGGGGCTCTACGAGGGCAGTGGGGGCGGGGCCAATGTTGTCGCCCCTGGATACACCAAAGGAGACGGCCTCGGTGCTGAGATCGTCGGCACCTTCATCCTCGTCTACACCGTTTTCTCTGCCACTGATGCCAAAAGGAATGCTAGGGACTCCCATGTCCCC aTCCTTGCTCCCTTGCCTATTGGGTTTGCTGTGTTCCTGGTTCACTTGGCCACCATCCCCATCACTGGCACAGGCATCAACCCTGCTAGAAGCCTTGGAGCTGCAATTATCTACAATAGGCCTCATGCTTGGCATGACCAT TGGATTTTCTGGGTGGGACCATTCATTGGAGCTGCACTTGCTGCAATTTACCATGTTGTTGTGATCAGGGCCATTCCATTCAAAAGCAGGGCTTAA
- the LOC109703612 gene encoding short-chain dehydrogenase TIC 32, chloroplastic-like, translating into MWPFSRKGPSGFSWYSTAEEVTEGIDGSGLTAIVTGASSGIGTETARVLAKRGVHVVMAVRNVTSGNNVKEEILKEIPSAKLDVMELDLTSKASVRKFASEFKSQNLPLNVLINNAGVMATPFSLSQDGIELQFATNHIGHFLLTNLLLENLKNTARESEVEGRIVNVSSEGHRFSYGEGIRFDKINDPSSYSSLGAYGQSKLANILHANELSRRFKEEGVEITANSLHPGSIITNLLRYHSFLDFLHRTAGKLVLKNAQQGAATTCYVALHSQVKGVTGKYFSDSNLYEPSAKAKDADLAKKLWDFSMDLIS; encoded by the exons ATGTGGCCGTTTAGTAGGAAGGGGCCTTCGGGGTTTTCATGGTACTCCACGGCCGAGGAGGTCACGGAGGGGATCGATGGCTCCGGCCTCACCGCGATCGTCACAG GGGCATCAAGTGGAATTGGCACTGAAACAGCTCGTGTTCTTGCGAAGCGTGGTGTTCATGTGGTCATGGCTGTTAGGAATGTAACATCTGGTAACAATGTGAAAGAGGAGATTTTAAAGGAGATACCCTCTGCCAAACTTGATGTAATGGAGTTGGATCTCACGTCGAAGGCATCGGTTAGGAAGTTTGCTTCAGAATTCAAATCTCAGAATCTACCGCTAAATGTGCTCAT TAACAATGCAGGAGTTATGGCAACTCCTTTTTCGCTTTCACAAGATGGTATAGAGCTGCAATTTGCAACTAATCATATAG GTCATTTTCTTTTAACAAATCTTCTTCTGGAGAACTTGAAGAACACAGCTCGTGAATCTGAAGTGGAAGGAAGGATTGTCAATGTCTCATCTGAGGGACATAGATTTTCCTACGGGGAAGGGATTCGGTTTGATAAGATCAACGACCCATCTAG CTATAGCAGTCTCGGTGCATATGGGCAATCAAAGCTTGCAAACATTTTACATGCCAATGAACTTTCCAGGCGCTTTAAG GAGGAAGGGGTGGAGATTACTGCAAATTCTCTTCATCCAGGATCAATTATCACAAATCTTCTGCGCTACCACAGTTTTCTAGATT TTCTTCACCGGACGGCTGGAAAACTAGTATTGAAAAATGCTCAGCAG GGGGCGGCGACCACATGCTACGTAGCGTTGCATTCTCAAGTGAAAGGAGTGACGGGGAAGTATTTCAGCGACAGCAACTTATATGAGCCGAGCGCCAAAGCGAAGGACGCTGATCTGGCGAAGAAACTCTGGGACTTCAGCATGGATTTGATCAGCTGA
- the LOC109703474 gene encoding ascorbate transporter, chloroplastic-like isoform X2, which translates to MAMGAVLSSRSFVSPLVSGKEYRLKRTTAHDRKAHSPSSAEQFVWGGIYILSARREDSYIARSSFFPSRISCTLGNTIMMKRLVSLGELRYPLSNSLGNGSTGKMPNINFKRRLRARTECFISSDPTNNSWIQQGKLNNIGRYRLAIRTRADFKSEQYEITGPQPESFSSSEASSEAVLPGGNVRDVSRWWEQFPKRWLIVLLCFFAFLLCNMDRVNMSIAILPMSAEFNWNPATVGLIQSSFFWGYLLTQIVGGIWADKIGGKVVLGFGVVWWSIATILTPLAAKIGLPFLLIMRAFMGIGEGVAMPAMNNILSKWIPVSERSRSLALVYSGMYLGSVTGLALSPILIHRFGWSSVFYAFGSLGSIWFALWQLKAHSSPQEDPELSSVEKQLILGGNVLKEPVTSIPWRLILSKAPVWALIISHFCHNWGTFILLTWMPTYYNQVLKFNLTESGLFCVLPWLTMAVFANIGGWIADTLVAKGLSITTVRKIMQSIGFLGPAFFLTLLSHVRTPALAVLCMACSQGSDAFSQSGLYSNHQDIGPRYAGVLLGLSNTAGVLAGVFGTAATGYILQKGSWDDVFKVAVALYIIGALVWNIFSTGEKVLD; encoded by the exons ATGGCGATGGGGGCCGTGCTCTCCAGTAGAAGCTTCGTTTCTCCTCTCGTCTCAG GAAAAGAGTATCGCTTGAAACGGACTACTGCACATGATAGAAAAGCACATTCCCCATCTTCTGCAGAGCAATTTGTGTGGGGTGGGATTTATATCTTGTCTGCTCGAAGAGAAGACTCCTATATTGCTAGGAGTTCCTTCTTCCCAAGTCGTATATCTTGTACTTTAGGCAACACTATCATGATGAAGAGACTTGTATCACTTGGCGAGCTACGATACCCTCTATCAAATTCTTTAGGGAATGGATCTACTGGAAAGATGCCTAATATCAATTTCAAGAGAAGACTTCGGGCAAGAACAGAATGCTTTATTTCTTCAGATCCGACAAATAATAGTTGGATACAACAAGGAAAGTTGAACAATATTGGCAGATACCGGTTGGCAATTAGAACTCGTGCCGACTTCAAATCAGAGCAGTATGAAATAACAGGACCACAACCTGAGTCATTTAGTTCTTCAGAAGCATCAAGTGAAGCAGTTTTACCTGGAGGAAATGTGAGGGATGTATCTAGATGGTGGGAGCAGTTTCCTAAACGTTGGTTGATCGTGCTCTTATGTTTTTTTGCATTCCTGCTCTGCAATATGGATCGT GTAAATATGAGCATTGCAATCCTTCCAATGTCGGCAGAGTTTAATTGGAATCCAGCAACTGTTGGCTTAATTCAATCATCTTTCTTTTGGGGCTATCTTCTTACTCAG ATCGTCGGAGGTATTTGGGCCGACAAGATTGGCGGCAAGGTAGTGTTGGGCTTTGGAGTTGTATGGTGGTCAATCGCGACAATACTTACCCCACTGGCTGCCAAGATAGGCCTTCCCTTTCTACTTATTATGCGTGCTTTTATGGGGATTGGTGAG GGTGTTGCTATGCCTGCTATGAATAACATACTCTCCAAATGGATTCCAGTTTCAGAAAGGAGCAGATCGCTTGCATTAGTCTATAGCGGGATGTACCTTGGTTCTGTCACAGGACTGGCATTGTCACCAATTCTAATCCACAGATTTGGATGGTCTTCTGTTTTTTATGCATTTGGGTCCCTTGGAAGTATCTGGTTTGCTCTGTGGCAATTAAAA GCGCACAGCTCTCCACAAGAAGATCCAGAGCTTAGTTCAGTTGAAAAACAGCTCATCTTAGGGGGAAATGTGCTGAAAGAACCTGTTACCTCTATACCATGGAGACTAATTCTATCGAAGGCTCCAGTGTGGGCCCTCATAATATCACACTTTTGTCATAACTGGGGCACTTTTATCCTTTTAACATGGATGCCCACATATTACAATCAG GTGTTGAAGTTTAATCTTACGGAATCTGGGCTATTCTGTGTGTTACCATGGTTAACCATGGCTGTCTTTGCGAACATAGGAGGGTGGATTGCAGACACATTAGTTGCAAAAGGACTTTCAATAACAACTGTTCGTAAA ATAATGCAATCAATTGGCTTTCTTGGTCCAGCTTTCTTCTTGACACTGCTCAGCCATGTCCGTACACCAGCTTTGGCTGTGCTTTGTATGGCATGCAGTCAG ggCAGTGATGCATTTTCACAATCTGGTCTTTATTCCAATCACCAGGATATAGGACCGCGTTATGCA GGAGTGCTACTAGGGTTATCGAACACTGCTGGGGTGCTTGCAGGAGTTTTTGGCACTGCCGCGACCGGCTATATCCTACAAAAAG GCTCATGGGATGATGTATTTAAGGTGGCTGTTGCCCTCTATATCATAGGCGCATTGGTGTGGAATATCTTTTCAACTGGAGAGAAAGTTCTCGACTAA
- the LOC109703474 gene encoding ascorbate transporter, chloroplastic-like isoform X1, protein MAMGAVLSSRSFVSPLVSGIYAGKEYRLKRTTAHDRKAHSPSSAEQFVWGGIYILSARREDSYIARSSFFPSRISCTLGNTIMMKRLVSLGELRYPLSNSLGNGSTGKMPNINFKRRLRARTECFISSDPTNNSWIQQGKLNNIGRYRLAIRTRADFKSEQYEITGPQPESFSSSEASSEAVLPGGNVRDVSRWWEQFPKRWLIVLLCFFAFLLCNMDRVNMSIAILPMSAEFNWNPATVGLIQSSFFWGYLLTQIVGGIWADKIGGKVVLGFGVVWWSIATILTPLAAKIGLPFLLIMRAFMGIGEGVAMPAMNNILSKWIPVSERSRSLALVYSGMYLGSVTGLALSPILIHRFGWSSVFYAFGSLGSIWFALWQLKAHSSPQEDPELSSVEKQLILGGNVLKEPVTSIPWRLILSKAPVWALIISHFCHNWGTFILLTWMPTYYNQVLKFNLTESGLFCVLPWLTMAVFANIGGWIADTLVAKGLSITTVRKIMQSIGFLGPAFFLTLLSHVRTPALAVLCMACSQGSDAFSQSGLYSNHQDIGPRYAGVLLGLSNTAGVLAGVFGTAATGYILQKGSWDDVFKVAVALYIIGALVWNIFSTGEKVLD, encoded by the exons ATGGCGATGGGGGCCGTGCTCTCCAGTAGAAGCTTCGTTTCTCCTCTCGTCTCAG GTATCTATGCAGGAAAAGAGTATCGCTTGAAACGGACTACTGCACATGATAGAAAAGCACATTCCCCATCTTCTGCAGAGCAATTTGTGTGGGGTGGGATTTATATCTTGTCTGCTCGAAGAGAAGACTCCTATATTGCTAGGAGTTCCTTCTTCCCAAGTCGTATATCTTGTACTTTAGGCAACACTATCATGATGAAGAGACTTGTATCACTTGGCGAGCTACGATACCCTCTATCAAATTCTTTAGGGAATGGATCTACTGGAAAGATGCCTAATATCAATTTCAAGAGAAGACTTCGGGCAAGAACAGAATGCTTTATTTCTTCAGATCCGACAAATAATAGTTGGATACAACAAGGAAAGTTGAACAATATTGGCAGATACCGGTTGGCAATTAGAACTCGTGCCGACTTCAAATCAGAGCAGTATGAAATAACAGGACCACAACCTGAGTCATTTAGTTCTTCAGAAGCATCAAGTGAAGCAGTTTTACCTGGAGGAAATGTGAGGGATGTATCTAGATGGTGGGAGCAGTTTCCTAAACGTTGGTTGATCGTGCTCTTATGTTTTTTTGCATTCCTGCTCTGCAATATGGATCGT GTAAATATGAGCATTGCAATCCTTCCAATGTCGGCAGAGTTTAATTGGAATCCAGCAACTGTTGGCTTAATTCAATCATCTTTCTTTTGGGGCTATCTTCTTACTCAG ATCGTCGGAGGTATTTGGGCCGACAAGATTGGCGGCAAGGTAGTGTTGGGCTTTGGAGTTGTATGGTGGTCAATCGCGACAATACTTACCCCACTGGCTGCCAAGATAGGCCTTCCCTTTCTACTTATTATGCGTGCTTTTATGGGGATTGGTGAG GGTGTTGCTATGCCTGCTATGAATAACATACTCTCCAAATGGATTCCAGTTTCAGAAAGGAGCAGATCGCTTGCATTAGTCTATAGCGGGATGTACCTTGGTTCTGTCACAGGACTGGCATTGTCACCAATTCTAATCCACAGATTTGGATGGTCTTCTGTTTTTTATGCATTTGGGTCCCTTGGAAGTATCTGGTTTGCTCTGTGGCAATTAAAA GCGCACAGCTCTCCACAAGAAGATCCAGAGCTTAGTTCAGTTGAAAAACAGCTCATCTTAGGGGGAAATGTGCTGAAAGAACCTGTTACCTCTATACCATGGAGACTAATTCTATCGAAGGCTCCAGTGTGGGCCCTCATAATATCACACTTTTGTCATAACTGGGGCACTTTTATCCTTTTAACATGGATGCCCACATATTACAATCAG GTGTTGAAGTTTAATCTTACGGAATCTGGGCTATTCTGTGTGTTACCATGGTTAACCATGGCTGTCTTTGCGAACATAGGAGGGTGGATTGCAGACACATTAGTTGCAAAAGGACTTTCAATAACAACTGTTCGTAAA ATAATGCAATCAATTGGCTTTCTTGGTCCAGCTTTCTTCTTGACACTGCTCAGCCATGTCCGTACACCAGCTTTGGCTGTGCTTTGTATGGCATGCAGTCAG ggCAGTGATGCATTTTCACAATCTGGTCTTTATTCCAATCACCAGGATATAGGACCGCGTTATGCA GGAGTGCTACTAGGGTTATCGAACACTGCTGGGGTGCTTGCAGGAGTTTTTGGCACTGCCGCGACCGGCTATATCCTACAAAAAG GCTCATGGGATGATGTATTTAAGGTGGCTGTTGCCCTCTATATCATAGGCGCATTGGTGTGGAATATCTTTTCAACTGGAGAGAAAGTTCTCGACTAA